Genomic window (Eremothecium sinecaudum strain ATCC 58844 chromosome VI, complete sequence):
CAACACCTCACAAAACGTATGAAAATGTTAATAAAAAGACAGTTACATATATCTGCATGTCTGCAGTTTATCAGGCGCCCAAATTTTGATGTTAAAGGTATTATTTCAAAACTACCCAGTTACGTGGACTCCGTTAAAGGGAGAGAATTGGTGGTAAGCGATGAGTTGCTTTCCCAGCTGAACCAACTACAAAACAAGCAACAACAAATAGGTGACCTTAATAAAGAGATCTCTTATGTCCAAACCAGGCGAAAGCAAATTGAGTCTGAAATAAAAAAGGATAAGTCATCGATCGTGCAGCTGAAAACTGAATTGAAGAATCTAAAAGAAAAGTTTCAGAACTTCATGGCAGAGCAAAACTCGATAAAAGATTCGATCTTAGAAACTTGCCTCTCTTTGCCCAATCTGGTTCATCCAGATGTTCCAAAAACAGATCCTGAAATAGTTCACTGGATTAATCCTAAGGCAGAATATAAACCGGATCCCATTAGAGACCACCATCGCATAATGGTCAAAAAACATTTAGTAGATTTCGATACAGCTGCCTCCGTGACAGGAACTTCATGGTACTATCTTATTAATGAGGGAGCAATGCTGGAACAGGCTCTTGTCCAATATGCATGTAAGAAAGCGCGTAGCTGGGGTTACAAGCTATGCCTTCCACCTTCCATTGTAAGAAATGAAGTGATAAATGCATGTGGGTTCAGACCTAGAGATATGAATGATGAAAGGCAGATATTCCATCTAAGTGAAACTAAACTGGGGTTAACTGCTACTGCAGAAATTCCACTAGCGGCTTTGGGCCTTGAAAAGACCATAGATATTGAAAGGTCGACACCGGTGGTGGGCGTCAGCCGCAGCTACAGAGCAGAAGCGGGTTCTAGAGGAAGAGATACAAAGGGTTTATACAGAGTTCATGAGTTTACAAAGGTTGAACTGCTCCATTGGGCAAAGCCGGAGGAAAGTGATGCTACCTTAGAAAAACTGAGAGCCTTCCAAACAGAAATTATAACAGAGTTGGGCCTTTCTGGTAAAGTCTTAAACATGCCAATGAATGACTTAGGATCACCTGCGTACAAAAAGTACGATATCGAAGTATGGATGCCCGGTAGAGGTACGTTTGGTGAAGTCTCTAGTGCTTCTAA
Coding sequences:
- the DIA4 gene encoding putative serine--tRNA ligase DIA4 (Syntenic homolog of Ashbya gossypii AFR412C; Syntenic homolog of Saccharomyces cerevisiae YHR011W (DIA4)) → MKMLIKRQLHISACLQFIRRPNFDVKGIISKLPSYVDSVKGRELVVSDELLSQLNQLQNKQQQIGDLNKEISYVQTRRKQIESEIKKDKSSIVQLKTELKNLKEKFQNFMAEQNSIKDSILETCLSLPNLVHPDVPKTDPEIVHWINPKAEYKPDPIRDHHRIMVKKHLVDFDTAASVTGTSWYYLINEGAMLEQALVQYACKKARSWGYKLCLPPSIVRNEVINACGFRPRDMNDERQIFHLSETKLGLTATAEIPLAALGLEKTIDIERSTPVVGVSRSYRAEAGSRGRDTKGLYRVHEFTKVELLHWAKPEESDATLEKLRAFQTEIITELGLSGKVLNMPMNDLGSPAYKKYDIEVWMPGRGTFGEVSSASNCTDYQSRRLNSKFEDKSTGKLNYVHTLNGTAMAVPRAIIAIVENFYEPSTERITIPKPLRPYMDNMEYI